ATGATGGATGTGGACCACCAGATTGCCAAGCTCATGGTGGAGCTGTCCAAGTCCCAGGATGATGAGATCGGCGATGGAACCACTGGAGTTGTCGGTAAGAGATGTGGGGGACTAGaagagtgtttgtttttatccttttattttttagtaaACCAGGCTTTATAAATGTGTTCTTGTTGTCCCTGTGCTGATGCCTCCGGCATATAAAATGGATTTATAGTTCTGCATATGCTTTAAACCCATTGATTATCATAGTTTCATTCAGCAGTGGATGGAAACAACAATTGTGAGTTGGATGTAATAAAATTTCCTAAAGACCAGTTGGATCTCTTTAACTTAAATGCATAAAAAACTTTTGGCACCTGCATCCATGACATAACAATGTGGATTAAGGCATACGCTGAATCAAATTTTGGTAGCATGACaagtgctcttttttttatcatattttaccCATAGTCACtgtcttgtgtttcctcctcagtgCTGGCTGGCGCTCTCCTTGAGCAggctgagcagctgctggaccGTGGAATCCACCCAATCAGGGTCTCCGATGGTTACGACCAGGCTGCGCGCATTGCCATCGCAGAGCTGGACAGAATTGCCGAAACCTTCCCCTTCGATCCCACCAACACAGAACCGCTCATTCAGACAGCCATGACAACGCTGGGGTCCAAAGTGTGAGTTTCGCGGACACAAGTGTTGGGTTGTTTTTATGTAGCTGCGATAAAACTAGCATAAACTGTCTTGGATAGCTTTTTTCAAGTGGCCTGGGGTAAGTTCTGCTCTGACACTCAATTTTAAAGCTCTTCTGCTGTCTTTCAGTATCAACCGGTGCCACAGACAGATGGCTGAGATCGCAGTGAATGCCATCCTCACTGTGGCCGATATGGACAGGAAGGATGTTGACTTTGAGCTCATCAAGATGGAGGGCAAGGTTGGAGGCAAGCTGGAAGACACGCAGCTCGTCAAGGGAGTCATAGTTGACAAGGAGTTCAGCCACCCTCAGATGCCCAAGGTATGagtgaaattaaatttcaatCTGAGAGGAAGTTATTTGCGTTGTACTCAAGAAAATTGGTAGTAGATAAGGACAAATTAAATGGCTATGTTCTGAGTTGTATATTTGATTGTAGCAATTTTGTGATGTGAATTGAAATACTAGGCATGTGTTGCAAAGTGACTCAGGGCCAAACAACCAGTCATAGATAAGTGTGAGCTACAACTACTAAATACACTGTTACTTGCCTTTTAACACTGCAGCTAAATGTGTGCTTTATTGGATTTTCCTTAGTGTGACCACTCATAATGCCGACACCACTTATTCTTTGTCAACATTCAGGTTCTGAAAGATGTTAAAATCGCCATCCTCACCTGCCCGTTCGAGCCCCCCAAGCCCAAGACCAAGCATAAGTTGGATGTGACCTCTGTGGAGGAATACAAAGCACTCCAGAAATATGAAAAGGAGAAGTTTGAGGAGATGATCAAACAGGTTAGTACCACAGCATCTAAGCTACTATGAGAGTACATCTTAACATCTACACCGGCACATACATATGGtcaacattaaaatgtacactttgtttttctcttttaggTCAAAAGCAACGGGGCCAACTTGGCCATCTGCCAGTGGGGCTTTGATGATGAAGCCAaccacctcctgctgcagaaTGAGCTGCCGGCCGTGCGCTGGGTTGGAGGGCCTGAGATCGAGGTGAGAAACATTTGTCACATTACTCTCAATTAGATGTTTTCACTTGCTCGATCGTTTGACTCAGTTGTGTTGTATGACAATATGGTGCTGATGAGCAGGAAGTATATGGTAGAAAATAACTTGACTGTTGGTGTTCAAGCTTACATCAAGTgtctcttgtgtttccctgcagCTGATCGCCATAGCCACAGGAGGGCGCATCGTGCCCAGGTTCTGTGAGCTGACACCAGAGAAACTTGGCACTGCTGGTTTGGTGAAGGAGATCTCCTTTGGCACTACAAAGGACCACATGCTGGTTATCCAGGAGTGCAAAAACACCAGGGCGGTAACCATTTTCGTCCGCGGGGGGAACAAAATGGTGAGCACGCTTATCAACTTTGTGTAAACTGTATTTGTCGAACTGTCCCTGTTGATTTACCTTTAtatgttatttttct
This window of the Scophthalmus maximus strain ysfricsl-2021 chromosome 21, ASM2237912v1, whole genome shotgun sequence genome carries:
- the cct5 gene encoding T-complex protein 1 subunit epsilon, with the translated sequence MSSMGTLAFDEYGRPFIIIKDQDKKTRLSGIDALKSHIMAAKAVASTLRTSLGPNGLDKMMVDRDGEVTVTNDGATILSMMDVDHQIAKLMVELSKSQDDEIGDGTTGVVVLAGALLEQAEQLLDRGIHPIRVSDGYDQAARIAIAELDRIAETFPFDPTNTEPLIQTAMTTLGSKVINRCHRQMAEIAVNAILTVADMDRKDVDFELIKMEGKVGGKLEDTQLVKGVIVDKEFSHPQMPKVLKDVKIAILTCPFEPPKPKTKHKLDVTSVEEYKALQKYEKEKFEEMIKQVKSNGANLAICQWGFDDEANHLLLQNELPAVRWVGGPEIELIAIATGGRIVPRFCELTPEKLGTAGLVKEISFGTTKDHMLVIQECKNTRAVTIFVRGGNKMIIEEAKRALHDALCVIRNLVRDNRVVYGGGASEIACALAVNLAADKCPSLEQYAMRSFADALEVIPMALAENSGLNPIQTMAEVRAKQVKDNNAFLGIDCLNNGTNDMKHQHVIETLIGKKQQILLATQVVKMILKIDDIRSQGESED